One genomic window of Arachis hypogaea cultivar Tifrunner chromosome 8, arahy.Tifrunner.gnm2.J5K5, whole genome shotgun sequence includes the following:
- the LOC112705648 gene encoding tubulin beta chain, whose amino-acid sequence MREILHVQGGQCGNQIGSKFWEVICDEHGIDPTGKYNGQASSDIQLERINVYYNEASGGRYVPRAVLMDLEPGTMDSIRSGPYGKIFRPDNFVFGQSGAGNNWAKGHYTEGAELIDAVLDVVRKEAENCDCLQGFQVCHSLGGGTGSGMGTLLISKIREEYPDRMMLTFSVFPSPKVSDTVVEPYNATLSIHQLVENADECMVLDNEALYDICFRTLKLSTPSFGDLNHLISATMSGVTCCLRFPGQLNSDLRKLAVNLIPFPRLHFFMVGFAPLTSRGSQQYVSLTVPELTQQMWDAKNMMCAADPRHGRYLTASAMFRGKMSTKEVDEQMINVQNKNSSYFVEWIPNNVKSSVCDIPPKNLKMSSTFIGNSTSIQEMFRRVSEQFTAMFRRKAFLHWYTGEGMDEMEFTEAESNMNDLVAEYQQYQDATAEDEEEELYEDDGEEAYNE is encoded by the exons ATGAGAGAGATCTTGCACGTGCAGGGAGGTCAATGCGGGAACCAAATCGGCTCCAAGTTCTGGGAGGTGATCTGCGACGAGCACGGCATCGATCCTACTGGAAAGTACAACGGCCAAGCCTCCTCTGATATCCAGCTCGAGAGGATCAATGTCTACTACAATGAAGCTTCTGGTGGAAGGTACGTTCCCAGGGCTGTGCTCATGGATCTTGAGCCTGGTACCATGGACAGCATCAGATCTGGTCCATACGGTAAGATCTTTCGACCTGATAACTTCGTCTTTGGCCAGTCCGGTGCCGGAAACAACTGGGCGAAAGGTCACTACACCGAAGGTGCTGAGTTGATTGACGCCGTTCTCGACGTCGTTCGCAAAGAGGCCGAGAACTGCGACTGCTTGCAAG GTTTTCAAGTTTGCCACTCGCTAGGAGGAGGCACTGGTTCTGGAATGGGAACACTTTTGATCTCGAAGATTAGGGAGGAATACCCAGATAGAATGATGCTCACATTCTCTGTTTTTCCATCTCCAAAGGTCTCAGACACTGTTGTGGAGCCATACAATGCAACTTTATCGATACACCAGTTGGTGGAAAATGCAGACGAATGCATGGTTCTTGATAATGAAGCACTTTATGACATTTGCTTCAGGACCTTGAAGCTCAGTACGCCAAGCT TTGGTGATCTGAACCATCTGATTTCTGCAACTATGAGTGGGGTAACGTGCTGCTTAAGGTTCCCTGGTCAACTGAATTCTGACCTCAGAAAGCTGGCAGTCAATCTGATCCCATTCCCACGTCTTCACTTCTTCATGGTGGGGTTTGCGCCTCTCACATCTCGTGGGTCGCAGCAGTATGTCTCCCTCACTGTTCCAGAACTGACTCAGCAGATGTGGGACGCCAAAAATATGATGTGTGCTGCTGATCCTCGACATGGCCGTTACCTGACGGCTTCAGCAATGTTCAGGGGAAAGATGAGCACGAAAGAGGTGGATGAGCAAATGATCAATGTGCAGAACAAGAACTCGTCGTACTTCGTGGAATGGATTCCCAACAATGTGAAGTCCAGTGTGTGTGATATTCCACCCAAGAATCTGAAGATGTCTTCCACCTTTATTGGAAACTCGACATCAATTCAAGAGATGTTCAGGAGGGTCAGTGAGCAGTTCACGGCAATGTTCAGGCGCAAGGCTTTCTTGCACTGGTACACTGGGGAAGGAATGGACGAGATGGAGTTCACCGAAGCAGAGAGTAACATGAATGATCTAGTTGCGGAGTACCAGCAATACCAGGATGCAACAGCcgaggatgaggaggaggagcTCTATGAAGATGATGGTGAAGAGGCTTATAACGAGTAG